Proteins encoded in a region of the Isoalcanivorax pacificus W11-5 genome:
- the gltA gene encoding citrate synthase translates to MTEKKAILKVDGREDIELSVYSPTLGQDVVDVAPLTANNLFTFDPGFTSTASCESKITYIDGEKGQLLHRGYSIEELASNSDYLEVCYLLWHGELPTQAQKDAFVSTIKNHTMVHEQLQFFYRGFRRDAHPMAVMCGVVGALSAFYHDSTDIKNPQHREITAMRLIAKMPTIAAMCYKYAVGQPFMYPRNDLTYSENFLHMMFGTPCEESKISPVAARAMDRIFILHADHEQNASTSTVRLAGSSGANPFACIAAGISALWGPAHGGANEAVLNMLDEIGDVSNIDTYIAKAKDKNDPFKLMGFGHRVYKNYDPRASVMRESCHEVLKELGVKDAKLELAMKLEEIALSDPYFVEKKLFPNVDFYSGIILSALGIPTSMFTVIFALSRTVGWISHWNEMIANPYKIGRPRQLYTGETERSFVPVDNRK, encoded by the coding sequence ATGACCGAGAAGAAAGCCATCCTCAAGGTGGACGGCCGTGAGGATATCGAGCTGTCGGTATACTCCCCGACCCTGGGACAGGACGTCGTAGACGTCGCCCCGCTGACCGCCAACAACCTGTTTACGTTTGACCCGGGCTTCACGTCCACCGCTTCGTGCGAGTCAAAGATCACCTACATTGACGGTGAAAAAGGCCAGCTGCTGCACCGCGGCTACTCTATTGAAGAACTGGCCAGCAACTCCGATTACCTGGAAGTCTGCTACCTGCTGTGGCACGGCGAACTGCCGACCCAGGCCCAGAAAGACGCGTTCGTCAGCACCATCAAGAACCACACCATGGTGCACGAGCAGCTGCAGTTCTTTTACCGTGGCTTCCGTCGCGACGCCCACCCGATGGCGGTCATGTGCGGCGTGGTCGGTGCCCTGTCGGCCTTCTATCACGACTCCACTGATATCAAGAACCCGCAGCATCGCGAAATCACGGCCATGCGCCTGATCGCGAAAATGCCGACCATTGCCGCCATGTGCTACAAGTACGCGGTCGGTCAGCCGTTCATGTATCCGCGCAACGACCTGACCTATTCCGAGAACTTCCTGCACATGATGTTCGGCACCCCGTGCGAGGAATCAAAGATCAGCCCGGTGGCCGCGCGCGCCATGGACCGCATCTTCATCCTGCACGCCGATCACGAGCAGAACGCCTCCACTTCCACGGTGCGTCTGGCCGGCTCGTCCGGTGCCAACCCGTTTGCCTGTATCGCGGCCGGCATTTCTGCGCTGTGGGGCCCGGCGCACGGTGGCGCGAACGAAGCTGTGCTGAACATGCTCGACGAAATCGGCGACGTGTCCAACATCGACACCTACATTGCCAAGGCGAAGGACAAGAACGATCCGTTCAAGCTGATGGGCTTTGGTCACCGCGTGTACAAGAACTACGATCCGCGTGCCAGCGTGATGCGCGAATCCTGCCACGAAGTGCTGAAAGAACTGGGCGTGAAAGACGCCAAGCTGGAACTGGCGATGAAACTGGAAGAAATCGCCCTGTCCGATCCGTACTTCGTCGAGAAGAAACTGTTCCCGAACGTGGATTTCTACTCCGGTATCATTCTCAGCGCGCTGGGCATCCCGACGTCCATGTTCACCGTGATCTTTGCCCTGTCCCGTACCGTGGGCTGGATTTCGCACTGGAACGAGATGATTGCCAACCCGTACAAGATCGGCCGTCCGCGTCAGCTTTACACGGGCGAAACCGAGCGTTCGTTTGTGCCGGTGGACAACAGAAAATAA
- the sdhC gene encoding succinate dehydrogenase, cytochrome b556 subunit, producing MNDKRPVNLDLTTIKFPVTALASITHRITGVAIFLALPILLWMLDRSLASPESFAQLKDLLATPIAKLVVWAMLAALIFHLVAGIKHLIMDLGIGESLEGGRRGATLVFIVSVVLILLAGVWVW from the coding sequence GTGAACGATAAGCGACCTGTAAATCTCGATCTGACGACGATCAAGTTCCCGGTCACCGCCCTGGCTTCCATTACCCACCGTATTACAGGTGTTGCCATTTTTCTGGCACTGCCGATTCTGCTGTGGATGCTGGATCGCTCTCTGGCGTCACCGGAAAGCTTTGCGCAACTGAAAGACCTTCTCGCCACCCCGATCGCCAAGCTGGTGGTCTGGGCGATGCTGGCTGCACTTATTTTTCACCTGGTGGCTGGTATCAAGCATCTGATCATGGACCTCGGTATTGGTGAGAGCCTGGAAGGCGGCCGTCGCGGCGCCACCCTGGTCTTCATCGTCTCGGTCGTTCTCATTCTGCTGGCGGGAGTCTGGGTATGGTAA
- the sdhD gene encoding succinate dehydrogenase, hydrophobic membrane anchor protein codes for MVTSVTSFSRNGVSDWLVQRFSAILLGAYFIGLFGYLVCGAGVDYAAWHALMTSVPMKIINTLVILAIAAHAWVGLWTVTTDYLTRMTFGGAATGVRLAAQALLALLLAGYVLWGLWMIWGA; via the coding sequence ATGGTAACCAGCGTCACGAGCTTCAGCCGTAATGGCGTGTCGGACTGGCTTGTCCAGCGGTTCAGCGCGATTCTGCTTGGCGCCTACTTTATTGGTCTGTTCGGCTACCTCGTCTGCGGTGCAGGCGTGGACTATGCCGCCTGGCACGCTCTGATGACGTCCGTGCCGATGAAAATCATCAACACCCTGGTGATCCTGGCCATCGCGGCCCATGCCTGGGTGGGTCTCTGGACCGTCACCACTGACTATCTGACCCGCATGACCTTCGGTGGCGCCGCCACCGGTGTGCGTCTGGCGGCACAGGCGCTGCTGGCGCTGCTGCTGGCAGGCTATGTGCTGTGGGGCCTGTGGATGATCTGGGGAGCTTGA
- the sdhA gene encoding succinate dehydrogenase flavoprotein subunit, whose translation MSIRTITFDAVIVGGGGAGMRASLQLAQSGFKTALISKVFPTRSHTVSAQGGITCAIASADPNDDWRWHMYDTVKGSDYIGDQDAIEYMCSVGPEAVFELDHMGLPFSRTEEGRIYQRPFGGQSKNFGEGGQAARTCAAADRTGHALLHALYQQNLKHNTQFYNEWLATDLVKNARGQVCGVIAMCIETGEVVFFKSKATVFATGGAGRIYASTTNALINTGDGVGMALRAGVPVQDIEMWQFHPTGIAGAGVLVTEGCRGEGGYLINKDGERFMERYAPNAKDLAGRDVVARSMMMEILDGRGCGPNGDHVYLKLDHLGEEVLHSRLPGICELSKTFAHADPVKEPVPVVPTCHYMMGGIPSNIHGQALRLSGGHEGDDQIIDGLFAVGEVACVSVHGANRLGGNSLLDLVVFGRAAGLFIEDGLRQGMEQAEPSRDDIEQAMSRYRRWDESKKGESVTSLRKELQQTMQNHFGVFRKGDLMAEGVAMLADLRGRIQEGHLDDKSKAFNTARVEALELDNLLEVAQATAIAAEGRKESRGAHSRYDFPDRDDENWLCHSIFDPATLKLGKRAVNFSPKTVDTFQPKVRTY comes from the coding sequence ATGTCGATCAGAACCATTACCTTTGATGCCGTTATCGTGGGCGGCGGCGGCGCGGGCATGCGTGCCTCGCTGCAACTGGCGCAGTCCGGCTTCAAGACCGCGCTGATCTCCAAGGTGTTTCCGACCCGTTCGCACACGGTGTCCGCCCAGGGCGGGATCACCTGTGCCATCGCCAGTGCCGACCCGAACGACGACTGGCGCTGGCACATGTACGACACCGTCAAGGGCTCCGACTATATCGGTGACCAGGACGCCATCGAATATATGTGCTCGGTGGGTCCGGAAGCGGTGTTCGAACTGGATCATATGGGCCTGCCGTTCTCGCGCACCGAGGAAGGCCGCATCTACCAGCGTCCGTTCGGTGGCCAGTCGAAGAACTTCGGCGAAGGTGGCCAGGCGGCGCGGACCTGTGCCGCAGCCGACCGTACCGGCCATGCGCTGCTGCACGCCCTGTACCAGCAGAACCTCAAGCACAACACCCAGTTCTATAATGAGTGGCTCGCCACCGATCTGGTGAAGAACGCCCGCGGTCAGGTCTGTGGCGTGATCGCCATGTGTATCGAGACCGGCGAAGTGGTGTTCTTCAAGTCCAAGGCCACGGTATTCGCCACCGGCGGTGCAGGCCGTATCTATGCCTCCACCACCAACGCCCTGATCAACACCGGCGACGGGGTGGGCATGGCGCTGCGTGCCGGCGTACCGGTGCAGGACATCGAAATGTGGCAGTTCCATCCGACCGGCATCGCCGGCGCTGGCGTACTGGTGACCGAAGGGTGCCGGGGCGAGGGTGGCTACCTGATCAACAAGGACGGCGAGCGCTTCATGGAGCGCTATGCGCCGAACGCGAAGGACCTGGCCGGCCGCGATGTGGTCGCCCGCTCCATGATGATGGAGATCCTGGACGGCCGTGGTTGCGGCCCGAACGGTGACCACGTCTACCTGAAGCTGGATCACCTGGGCGAGGAGGTGCTGCACAGCCGCCTGCCGGGTATCTGTGAGCTGTCCAAGACCTTCGCCCACGCCGACCCGGTGAAAGAGCCGGTGCCGGTGGTGCCGACCTGCCACTACATGATGGGCGGTATCCCGTCCAACATTCACGGGCAGGCCCTGCGCCTCTCCGGTGGTCACGAAGGCGACGACCAGATCATCGACGGGCTGTTCGCCGTGGGTGAGGTGGCCTGTGTGTCTGTCCACGGCGCCAACCGCCTGGGTGGCAACTCGCTGCTGGATCTGGTGGTGTTCGGCCGTGCCGCCGGCCTGTTCATCGAGGACGGTCTGCGCCAGGGCATGGAACAGGCCGAGCCGAGCCGTGACGACATCGAGCAGGCCATGAGCCGCTACCGTCGCTGGGACGAGTCGAAGAAAGGCGAGTCCGTGACCAGCCTGCGCAAGGAACTGCAGCAGACCATGCAGAATCACTTCGGTGTGTTCCGCAAGGGCGACCTGATGGCCGAAGGCGTGGCCATGCTGGCCGATCTGCGTGGCCGCATCCAGGAAGGCCATCTGGATGACAAGAGCAAGGCGTTCAACACTGCCCGTGTCGAAGCGCTGGAACTGGACAACCTGCTGGAAGTGGCCCAGGCCACCGCGATCGCTGCGGAAGGCCGCAAGGAAAGCCGTGGCGCCCACTCGCGCTACGACTTCCCGGACCGTGATGACGAGAACTGGCTGTGCCACTCGATCTTCGATCCGGCCACGCTGAAACTCGGCAAGCGTGCGGTGAACTTCTCGCCGAAGACGGTCGATACCTTCCAGCCCAAAGTGCGGACCTACTAA
- a CDS encoding succinate dehydrogenase iron-sulfur subunit, protein MKVSIYRYNPETDREPYMQDYEVDTQGKDLMVLDVLALVKEQDPTLAYRRSCREGVCGSDGMNMNGKNGLACVTALSIVAPGVLEGRKALVIRPLPGLPVIRDLVVDMTMFYNQYEKVQPYLINDTPAPAIERLQSPEEREKLDGLYECILCACCSTSCPSFWWNPEKFLGPAALLQGYRFLADSRDTARDDRLSRLDDPFSLFRCRGIMNCVSVCPKGLNPTRAIGHIRDMLLERAI, encoded by the coding sequence ATGAAAGTCAGTATCTATCGCTACAATCCTGAGACCGACCGCGAACCGTACATGCAGGACTACGAGGTCGATACCCAGGGCAAGGACCTGATGGTGCTGGATGTACTGGCGCTGGTGAAGGAACAGGACCCGACCCTGGCCTATCGCCGCTCCTGCCGTGAAGGGGTCTGCGGCTCCGACGGCATGAACATGAACGGCAAGAACGGCCTGGCCTGTGTGACGGCGCTGTCGATCGTGGCGCCGGGCGTGCTCGAGGGCAGGAAAGCCCTGGTGATCCGCCCGCTGCCGGGCCTGCCGGTGATCCGTGACCTGGTGGTGGACATGACCATGTTCTACAACCAGTACGAGAAGGTGCAGCCGTACCTGATCAACGACACCCCGGCACCGGCCATCGAGCGTCTGCAGAGCCCGGAAGAGCGCGAGAAGCTCGACGGCCTGTACGAGTGCATTCTGTGCGCGTGCTGCTCCACCAGTTGCCCGTCGTTCTGGTGGAACCCGGAGAAGTTCCTCGGTCCGGCCGCGCTGCTGCAGGGCTACCGCTTCCTGGCGGACAGCCGTGACACGGCCCGTGATGACCGGCTGAGCCGCCTGGACGACCCGTTCTCGCTGTTCCGCTGCCGCGGCATCATGAACTGCGTGAGTGTGTGTCCAAAGGGGCTGAACCCGACCCGGGCCATCGGCCATATCCGGGATATGCTGCTGGAACGGGCAATCTGA
- a CDS encoding 2-oxoglutarate dehydrogenase E1 component translates to MQDSSIQRQLASSHIGGSNAAYVDELYEAYLTDPNAVPEDWRAYFEKLPSVEGSVESDLPHSAVREYFLLQAKNRSRVQKFGGGAVSTEHERRQVRVLHLIAAYRNRGHQVASLDPLGLMEREQVPDLELAHHGLSQADLDTVFQTGNLFIGKPEATLREIVDCLRGSYCSTVGAEYMHIVNTAEKRWLQQRLESVRSHPQYGADIRKHILERLTAAEGLEKYLGSRYPGTKRFGLEGGESLIPLVDEVIQRAGSYGVKEIVLGMAHRGRLNVLVNTLGKSPADLFGEFEGKTFNERGSGDVKYHQGFSSNVQTPGGEVHLAMAFNPSHLEIVSPVVEGSVRARQERRVDDNGDQVVPLLIHGDAAFAGQGVVMETFQMSQTRGFKTGGTVHVIVNNQVGFTTSRREDARSTEYCTDVAKMVQSPIFHVNGDDPEAVFFVTQVAMDYRMQFKKDVVIDLICYRRLGHNEADEPSATQPLMYKKIKSRPTTRTLYAERLIKDGVLSDDESSQMAEEYRNMLDQGLHVVKALVREPNKALFVDWSPYIGHEVVDDWDTGFPLKKLQNLAARLEQLPEAFVPQRQVKKILEDRNKMTAGALGINWGYAETMAYATLLDQGFPVRLTGQDVGRGTFSHRHAVLHNQKNGEAYVPLRHLYDEQPSFEIYDSLLSEEAVLAFEYGYSTTAPKSLVIWEAQFGDFANGAQVVIDQFISSGEAKWARVCGLTLLLPHGYEGQGPEHSSARLERFLQLCAEHNMQVCVPSTPAQIFHLLRRQAIRPLRKPLVVMSPKSLLRHKRAVSSLEELAGGHFQTVLAEHEIQDATAVERVILCSGKVYYDLLEKREAEEITNTAIVRVEQLYPFPEQRLFEVMEQYSNLKSVVWCQEEPMNQGAWYCSQHHMRNVVARLDPKLNLEYAGRDSAAAPAAGLMSQHVAQQQKLVQDAFGLN, encoded by the coding sequence ATGCAAGACAGTTCCATTCAGCGCCAGCTGGCGTCCTCACACATCGGGGGCAGCAACGCGGCCTATGTTGATGAACTGTACGAAGCCTACCTGACTGATCCCAATGCCGTGCCGGAAGACTGGCGCGCGTACTTCGAAAAACTTCCCAGCGTTGAAGGCAGTGTGGAATCCGATTTGCCACACAGTGCCGTGCGTGAATATTTCCTGCTGCAGGCCAAGAACCGTTCCCGTGTGCAGAAGTTTGGTGGCGGTGCGGTCAGCACCGAACACGAACGTCGCCAGGTACGCGTACTGCACCTGATCGCCGCCTACCGCAACCGCGGTCATCAGGTGGCCAGCCTGGACCCGCTCGGCCTGATGGAACGCGAACAGGTGCCCGATCTGGAGCTGGCGCATCATGGGCTCAGCCAGGCAGATCTGGATACCGTCTTCCAGACAGGCAACCTGTTTATCGGCAAACCGGAAGCGACACTGCGTGAAATCGTCGACTGCCTGCGAGGCAGTTATTGTTCGACGGTGGGTGCGGAGTACATGCACATCGTCAACACGGCGGAGAAGCGCTGGCTCCAGCAACGCCTGGAAAGTGTGCGCAGCCATCCGCAGTACGGCGCTGACATTCGCAAACACATCCTTGAGCGTCTGACCGCCGCCGAAGGCCTGGAAAAATATCTGGGCAGCCGTTATCCCGGCACCAAGCGTTTCGGCCTGGAAGGCGGTGAGTCGCTGATCCCGCTGGTGGACGAAGTGATCCAGCGCGCCGGCAGCTACGGCGTGAAGGAAATCGTGCTGGGCATGGCCCACCGTGGCCGCCTTAACGTGCTGGTCAACACGCTGGGCAAGAGCCCGGCCGATCTGTTTGGTGAATTCGAAGGCAAGACCTTCAACGAACGTGGCTCCGGCGACGTGAAGTATCACCAGGGGTTTTCCTCCAACGTGCAGACACCGGGTGGCGAAGTGCACCTGGCGATGGCGTTCAACCCGTCGCACCTGGAAATCGTGTCGCCGGTGGTGGAAGGCTCGGTGCGTGCGCGCCAGGAACGCCGTGTCGATGACAACGGTGACCAGGTCGTGCCATTGCTGATCCATGGCGACGCGGCCTTTGCCGGCCAGGGCGTGGTGATGGAAACCTTCCAGATGTCGCAGACGCGTGGCTTCAAGACCGGCGGTACGGTGCATGTGATCGTCAACAACCAGGTCGGTTTCACCACCAGCCGTCGCGAAGATGCGCGCTCCACCGAATACTGCACTGATGTGGCAAAAATGGTGCAGTCGCCGATTTTCCATGTGAACGGCGATGATCCGGAAGCGGTGTTCTTTGTCACCCAGGTGGCGATGGACTACCGCATGCAGTTCAAGAAAGACGTGGTGATCGACCTGATCTGCTACCGCCGTCTGGGACACAACGAGGCCGATGAGCCGTCCGCGACCCAGCCGCTGATGTACAAGAAGATCAAGTCCCGCCCGACCACCCGCACGCTGTACGCCGAGCGCCTGATCAAGGACGGCGTGCTGTCGGACGACGAAAGCAGCCAGATGGCCGAGGAATACCGCAACATGCTGGACCAGGGCCTGCATGTGGTGAAGGCACTGGTGCGCGAGCCGAACAAGGCATTGTTTGTCGACTGGTCACCGTACATCGGTCACGAGGTGGTGGACGACTGGGATACCGGTTTCCCGCTGAAAAAACTGCAGAATCTGGCCGCGCGGCTGGAGCAGTTGCCGGAAGCCTTCGTGCCGCAGCGCCAGGTGAAGAAGATTCTCGAAGACCGCAACAAGATGACGGCCGGTGCGCTGGGCATCAACTGGGGTTATGCCGAGACCATGGCCTACGCCACGCTGCTGGACCAGGGTTTTCCGGTGCGGCTGACCGGCCAGGATGTGGGCCGGGGTACGTTCTCGCACCGTCACGCCGTGCTGCACAACCAGAAGAACGGCGAAGCCTATGTGCCGCTGCGCCATCTGTATGACGAGCAGCCGAGTTTTGAAATCTATGACTCGCTGTTGTCGGAAGAAGCCGTACTGGCGTTCGAATACGGTTACTCCACCACCGCCCCGAAATCGCTGGTGATCTGGGAAGCCCAGTTCGGTGACTTCGCCAATGGTGCGCAGGTGGTGATCGACCAGTTCATTTCTTCCGGTGAGGCGAAATGGGCACGGGTCTGCGGCCTGACACTGCTGCTGCCGCACGGTTACGAAGGGCAGGGGCCGGAGCATTCTTCCGCGCGCCTGGAGCGTTTCCTGCAACTGTGCGCCGAGCACAACATGCAGGTGTGCGTGCCGAGTACCCCGGCACAGATTTTCCACTTGCTGCGCCGGCAGGCGATCCGTCCGCTGCGCAAGCCGCTGGTGGTGATGAGCCCGAAGAGTCTGCTGCGCCACAAGCGCGCGGTGTCTTCGCTGGAAGAACTGGCCGGCGGCCACTTCCAGACCGTGCTGGCCGAACACGAGATTCAGGATGCCACCGCCGTCGAGCGCGTGATTCTGTGCAGCGGCAAGGTGTATTACGACCTGCTGGAAAAACGCGAGGCGGAAGAGATCACAAACACCGCCATTGTCCGGGTGGAGCAGTTGTACCCGTTCCCGGAACAGCGGCTGT